In bacterium, the genomic window TATATCGAAAATGTCTTTGATATCCGTATAAAGGAACAGTATTTAATGAAACCGGCGGTTGAAAAAACTGTATCGCGTTTTTCGCCCTTCTTTAAACGATATTCTCGTGTGATCCGTTTTACGGTCGTAGTAATATTATTCTCGGTTCTCATAACGAAAATTCATCCGTCTACGATCATCGATTCCTGGAAATCGGTTCGCATTGACTGCTTTATTCTGGGAATGGCGCTCGTTATCGTACAGATTATCATTCAGATACTGAAGTGGAACTACATTCTCGGTGTTCTCGATCCGAGGCCGTCTTTAAGGTCGGTCATCATGTCCCTTTTTGGAGGTTTTTTTCTTGCCTCGGTATCGCCTGCCCGGACGGGTGAGTTTATCAGAGGGGCATGGATACCTGATCATTCACCACTCAGGATTGCTTCCCTGACTGTTGTCGACAAGGTTTTTAATTCCATAGTGGTTCTTTTTTTCGGCTTCCTTTCGCTCACTGCCGTGATTCCGGGTAAGTTCGCTCTGCTGGCGCCTTTGGCCGGATTCATTCTTCTTGCGTGTGTTTTCAATATTTACCGTCTGAAACCGCTCGGAGAAAAGATTCTGACACCTTTCTTAAAAAAGGACACCGTCGATCTTATGCTCACAGCATTTACTCATCTCCGTCCCGGGATGGTTGTTGAACTGCTGATCTATTCCGGGGCAATATACGTGATTTACGTTGTCCGGTTTTATACGCTTTTATATGGATTTTATGAAACTCCCGCAGTGACAGCACTGAAAATCCTTCCACTCGTGTATTTCGCGGATCTGCTGCTGCCCTTTTCATTCGGAGATTTCGGGGTGAAGGAAACAGCGTCGGTTGCACTGTTCGGACGGTACGGTATAAGCGGAGGCGCGGCATTCAGCGCCGCTTTTACACAGAATATTCTCACTATGCTCCTGCCCGGGCTCACGGGAGGAATTATGATTGCACTGAGCCGTTTTCTGCCCGGTCGCGGAGTTCCTTCATCAACCGTTCATAGTACTCCCTCGTAATAATGCGGACATCATCGAGCCTTTTTGTGAAGCGTCGCACATTTTTAAATCCAAGCAGACGGGCGACCCTTGTCAGTTCTGCATCCGCCGCCGGAACCGTATTTACCGCTTTTCCGGAGCTGATCCTCAGAACCTTCTCCACAGTGCTGAGAAATTCATAGAGTTCTGTCAGTGCTGAAACGGAATGCCGGTCGAGAATTCGTTCTGAACCGAAGGCCTTCAGTATCGCGGTTGTTTCTCGGAGCTGCACTGCCGGTCTATCGAGGCCGTGATGTGCGGCATAGGACTGGGCTATGAAATCGATATCGGCGATGCCGCCCGGACCCGATTTTATATTGGTCAGGCCGGGATAGCGCTTGAGAGAGCTTTCCGTCATCGCAGCCCTGATGGCATATATCCTCGAAACCTCCTCAGGCGAAAAGGGCCCGCGATAAACGAAACGGTGTATCGCCCCGATCACATCCCTGCCAAGCCCGGCGCTCCCGGCTACCGCCCGCGCCCTCACGAGCGCGAGACGTTCCCATTCCGAAGCCCGACGATCGAGGTATTTCCGGTACTCGTCGAACGAAATAGCGAGTACGGAATTGCCGCCCTCTGGCCGTAGACGCGCATCCACATCGTACACCTTGTTCACTCCACCGCCGCCGGTTATGAGAGAAAGCATCTGTTGCGCAAGTTTAACCGATAATCCGGGAATTTCCATGAGACGTTTCTCATCAGTTCCTGCGTTATAAACGAAAATGAGATCGAGATCAGAACCGAAGTTCATGATTTCCGCTCCAAGCCTGCCCGCAGCTATCACCGCAAATTCATAATCCTTTTTCAATACGGGATGTGCCGCCGACAGCTCACGGAATGTTCGCGCATATACTGCCCTGACAATCGCTTCGCCGACCTGGGTCAGCTCCGAATATGTCGAGAACGTCGTGGAAAGACCGGTTATGTCACGAGCGCTTATCCGCAGTTTCTCGTGGTTTTTTGCGGTCAGGCATA contains:
- a CDS encoding flippase-like domain-containing protein yields the protein MKPAVEKTVSRFSPFFKRYSRVIRFTVVVILFSVLITKIHPSTIIDSWKSVRIDCFILGMALVIVQIIIQILKWNYILGVLDPRPSLRSVIMSLFGGFFLASVSPARTGEFIRGAWIPDHSPLRIASLTVVDKVFNSIVVLFFGFLSLTAVIPGKFALLAPLAGFILLACVFNIYRLKPLGEKILTPFLKKDTVDLMLTAFTHLRPGMVVELLIYSGAIYVIYVVRFYTLLYGFYETPAVTALKILPLVYFADLLLPFSFGDFGVKETASVALFGRYGISGGAAFSAAFTQNILTMLLPGLTGGIMIALSRFLPGRGVPSSTVHSTPS